A part of Melittangium boletus DSM 14713 genomic DNA contains:
- a CDS encoding sensor histidine kinase, giving the protein MATHPPPIILSFRRTFALLIVLVVLPSAGLSGFGVVAIINERAAVEKRLEAAWKGTLEALAEELPAVLRSANFEREEGQWWLVDAEGRRLSTRDSFELEGKQVRTSDTELAAALKAAESSSADFPPGTSLFSLMVGGRATLIAAEPQNGTVYGARVSQEAVETLLTEWAERQLTSSEPVRFVLIARQEPPAGEGLMGRLASEVAQARASALGQPVLAERTLPFPLQDFRLGVVPTGEDPAARASTRNRLVYVVLLALFYLTLTFGVVYTGRVLYREARLSRMKTDFVSLVSHELRTPVTSIRMFIETLALGRVQDPAQTREVLRLLTQETERLSTLIERVLDWSRIESGRKEYNPETLLVTDVVETAVAAFRAQRLEGDLKLSVQVPIPPPPVHVDRVAIAGALLNLLQNAYKYSREDKRISLTVRTVRRWVELTVEDHGVGIARRDHRRIFERFYRVDNLLTRRTEGSGLGLAIARRIVEAHGGHITLQSELGKGSRFTIQLPVEKV; this is encoded by the coding sequence GTGGCCACCCATCCGCCGCCCATCATCCTGAGCTTCCGGCGCACCTTCGCGCTGCTCATCGTCCTGGTCGTCCTCCCCTCGGCTGGCCTGTCCGGCTTCGGAGTGGTGGCCATCATCAACGAGCGCGCCGCCGTGGAGAAACGGCTCGAGGCCGCGTGGAAGGGCACGCTGGAAGCGCTCGCCGAGGAGCTGCCCGCCGTCCTGCGCTCGGCGAACTTCGAGCGTGAGGAGGGACAATGGTGGCTCGTGGACGCCGAGGGCCGCCGCCTGTCCACCCGCGACTCCTTCGAGTTGGAGGGCAAGCAGGTGCGCACGAGCGACACCGAGCTCGCCGCGGCCCTGAAGGCGGCGGAGTCCTCGTCCGCCGACTTTCCGCCTGGCACCTCGCTCTTCTCCCTCATGGTGGGGGGCCGCGCCACGCTCATCGCCGCCGAGCCCCAGAACGGCACGGTGTACGGCGCGCGCGTGTCCCAGGAAGCCGTGGAGACCCTGCTCACCGAGTGGGCCGAGCGGCAACTGACCTCCAGCGAGCCCGTGCGCTTCGTGTTGATCGCCCGGCAGGAGCCCCCCGCGGGAGAAGGCCTCATGGGCAGGCTCGCCTCGGAGGTGGCCCAGGCCCGCGCCAGCGCGCTCGGGCAGCCCGTGCTCGCCGAGCGCACCCTCCCCTTCCCCTTGCAGGACTTCCGGCTGGGCGTGGTGCCCACGGGCGAGGATCCCGCGGCCCGGGCCTCCACGCGCAACCGGCTCGTGTACGTGGTGCTGCTCGCCCTGTTCTATCTCACGCTCACCTTCGGCGTCGTCTACACGGGCCGCGTGCTCTACCGCGAGGCGCGGCTGTCCCGCATGAAGACGGACTTCGTGTCGCTGGTGAGCCACGAGCTGCGCACCCCCGTCACCTCCATCCGCATGTTCATCGAGACGCTCGCCCTGGGGCGAGTGCAGGACCCCGCCCAGACGCGGGAAGTGCTGCGCCTGCTCACCCAGGAGACCGAGCGGCTGAGCACCCTCATCGAGCGGGTGCTCGACTGGTCGCGGATCGAGAGCGGGCGCAAGGAATACAACCCGGAGACGCTTCTCGTGACGGACGTGGTGGAGACGGCCGTGGCGGCCTTCCGCGCCCAGCGCCTGGAAGGAGATCTCAAGCTCAGCGTGCAGGTGCCCATACCGCCACCACCCGTGCACGTGGATCGGGTGGCCATCGCCGGCGCGCTGCTCAACCTGCTGCAGAACGCCTACAAGTACAGCCGTGAGGACAAGCGCATCTCGCTCACCGTGCGCACGGTGCGGCGGTGGGTGGAGCTCACGGTGGAGGATCACGGCGTGGGGATCGCCCGGCGCGACCACCGGCGCATCTTCGAGCGCTTCTACCGGGTGGACAACCTGCTCACGCGCCGCACCGAGGGCAGCGGCCTGGGACTGGCCATCGCCCGGCGCATCGTGGAAGCCCACGGCGGCCACATCACCCTCCAGAGTGAGTTGGGAAAGGGCAGCCGCTTCACCATCCAACTGCCGGTGGAGAAGGTCTGA
- a CDS encoding type 2 lanthipeptide synthetase LanM family protein yields the protein MIDQALWKKAAFLHERLNPGPVTDPAERERASKRLKTWRDTMMCDDGEYARRLRDAALSEEEFLGHLAREDVAVNERQADFKWLAFLDELAQRKHRDEPLPPLIAPPGPKARPSFAGFTRPFIQVGAARLRQGIAAIRDRHLQGRSLLTADAERALILGLHEGLSVQATRVLVLELNAARLLGELPEGTPQERFDHFLGSFDDAERLIKLLQEYPVLARMMVATVERWVAVSLELLERIAKDREELGRFFLSGQELGEVSALAVGVGDVHRGGRSVAHVKFSAGIQLVYKPRSLDIDEGFQRLLNWLNTHGLSTPHRLLKLLNRGDYGWVEFVKADECTTRDQLQRFYLRQGSLMALLYMLRAVDLHMENLIASSEYPVVVDLEALFYHEPPIDYGTDAYWRAIQLLDQSVLSIGLLPNFQMASGTKSVDLSGLGGQSGQVFPHPVLMVEDAHQDTMRLVRKQVTTRGSNNLPRLAGEPANASEFVEEMARGFEETYQLLVRERASMERELRDFGDVEVRHIVRPTFRYGFLQQESQHPDFLRDALEFERLLDLLWAETRVRPMLGSLVRYEQADLRAGDVPLFSARPGSRDLWTSTGERIADFFAETSLDSVLARLGRMGGTDCAEQVSLLRKAMVALEMATDGSAQTEQTESHAPLPPASRDEMFAAAVDIGEYLQRKAVLGESNATWIGASLKDIEDWRWNLAPVRTSLYEGVGGIALFFGYLASATGREDFARTSRAALETVLWFWRNPGDAIDYPGVGAYLGRGSHLYVMTHLATLFDDQALMDEVLASLPTIDQAIPDDKNVDVLTGSAGCARVLLGLHRLTGDARALASARKCGERILQAAIPLRGGLGFNTIVSPDKPLGGFSHGAAGFSWVLLELAAATGDARFREAALQALTFERTLFVPERGNWLDLRFTSGDQVKLPSYIPSAWCNGAAGIALGRALSLPFVDDAQMREEIRVGLETTLRQNNTRTRSHSLCHGALGNIDILCTAADALQEDRWRQEALRHAAQVLKEGREEQWRCGLPKFNETPGVMLGLAGIGLSFLKLSSPGFVPSVMSLEPARARSGTRT from the coding sequence ATGATCGATCAAGCACTGTGGAAGAAGGCGGCATTCCTCCATGAGCGTCTGAACCCGGGTCCCGTGACGGACCCCGCCGAGCGCGAGCGCGCCAGCAAGAGGCTCAAGACCTGGCGCGACACGATGATGTGCGACGACGGGGAGTACGCGCGGAGGCTGCGAGACGCGGCGCTGAGCGAGGAGGAGTTCCTGGGCCACCTCGCCCGGGAAGACGTGGCCGTCAACGAGCGCCAGGCGGATTTCAAATGGCTCGCGTTCCTGGACGAGCTCGCCCAGCGCAAGCACCGCGACGAGCCGCTGCCGCCCCTCATCGCGCCGCCGGGGCCCAAGGCGCGGCCCTCGTTCGCCGGCTTCACCCGGCCCTTCATCCAGGTGGGCGCCGCCCGGCTGCGCCAGGGCATCGCCGCCATCCGGGACCGCCACCTCCAGGGCCGCTCCCTGCTCACCGCGGACGCGGAACGGGCGTTGATCCTCGGCTTGCACGAGGGGCTGTCCGTCCAGGCCACGCGCGTGTTGGTGCTGGAGCTCAACGCGGCGCGGCTGCTCGGCGAGCTGCCCGAGGGCACGCCCCAGGAGCGCTTCGATCACTTCCTCGGCTCGTTCGATGACGCCGAGCGGCTGATCAAGCTGCTCCAGGAGTACCCGGTCCTGGCCCGCATGATGGTGGCCACCGTGGAGCGCTGGGTGGCCGTGAGCCTGGAGCTGCTCGAGCGCATCGCGAAGGATCGCGAGGAGCTGGGGCGCTTCTTCCTGTCCGGACAGGAGCTGGGCGAGGTGAGCGCGCTGGCCGTGGGCGTGGGCGACGTGCACCGCGGGGGCCGCTCGGTGGCCCACGTGAAGTTCAGCGCGGGCATCCAGCTCGTCTACAAGCCGCGCTCGCTGGACATCGACGAGGGCTTCCAGCGGCTCTTGAACTGGCTCAACACGCACGGCCTGAGCACCCCGCACCGCCTGCTCAAGCTGCTCAACCGCGGCGACTACGGCTGGGTGGAATTCGTGAAGGCCGATGAGTGCACCACCCGAGACCAGCTCCAGCGCTTCTACCTGCGCCAGGGCAGCCTCATGGCCCTGCTCTACATGCTGCGGGCGGTGGACCTGCACATGGAGAACCTGATCGCCTCGAGCGAGTACCCCGTGGTGGTGGACCTGGAAGCGCTCTTCTACCACGAGCCGCCCATCGACTACGGCACGGACGCCTACTGGCGCGCCATCCAGTTGCTCGACCAGTCCGTGCTCTCCATCGGGTTGCTGCCCAACTTCCAGATGGCCAGCGGCACCAAGAGCGTGGACCTGAGCGGGCTCGGCGGCCAGTCCGGCCAGGTCTTCCCCCACCCCGTGCTCATGGTGGAGGACGCCCACCAGGACACGATGCGGCTGGTGCGCAAGCAGGTGACGACCCGGGGCTCCAACAACCTGCCCCGGCTGGCGGGAGAGCCCGCCAATGCCTCCGAATTCGTGGAGGAGATGGCGCGGGGCTTCGAGGAGACGTACCAGTTGCTGGTGCGCGAGCGCGCCAGCATGGAGCGCGAGCTGCGCGACTTCGGCGACGTGGAGGTGCGGCACATCGTGCGGCCCACCTTCCGCTATGGCTTCCTCCAGCAGGAGAGCCAGCACCCGGACTTCCTCCGGGACGCGCTCGAGTTCGAGCGGCTGTTGGATCTGCTCTGGGCGGAGACGCGGGTGCGCCCCATGTTGGGCTCGCTCGTGCGCTACGAGCAGGCCGACCTGCGCGCCGGGGACGTGCCCCTGTTCAGCGCGCGCCCGGGAAGCAGGGATCTGTGGACCAGCACCGGCGAGCGCATCGCGGACTTCTTCGCGGAGACGAGCCTCGACTCGGTGCTGGCGCGGCTGGGGCGCATGGGCGGAACGGATTGCGCCGAGCAGGTGTCGCTGCTGCGCAAGGCGATGGTGGCGTTGGAGATGGCCACGGACGGCTCCGCGCAGACCGAGCAGACCGAGTCCCACGCGCCCCTGCCGCCCGCGTCGCGCGACGAGATGTTCGCGGCGGCGGTGGACATCGGCGAGTACCTGCAGCGCAAGGCCGTCCTCGGAGAGAGCAACGCCACGTGGATTGGCGCGAGCCTCAAGGACATCGAGGACTGGCGCTGGAACCTGGCCCCCGTGCGCACGAGCCTCTACGAGGGCGTGGGCGGCATCGCGCTCTTCTTCGGCTACCTGGCGTCCGCCACCGGCCGCGAGGACTTCGCCCGCACGTCCCGCGCCGCGCTGGAGACCGTCCTGTGGTTCTGGCGCAACCCGGGCGACGCCATCGACTACCCGGGCGTGGGCGCCTATCTCGGGCGAGGCTCGCACCTGTACGTGATGACCCACCTGGCCACGCTCTTCGATGACCAGGCGCTCATGGACGAGGTGCTCGCCAGCCTGCCGACCATCGACCAGGCCATCCCCGACGACAAGAACGTGGATGTGTTGACGGGTTCGGCCGGCTGCGCCCGGGTGCTGCTGGGTCTGCACCGGCTGACGGGAGACGCCCGGGCCCTGGCGAGCGCCCGGAAGTGCGGCGAGCGCATCCTCCAGGCGGCCATCCCCCTGCGCGGGGGCCTGGGCTTCAACACCATCGTCTCGCCCGACAAGCCGCTGGGCGGCTTCTCCCACGGGGCGGCCGGCTTCAGCTGGGTGCTCCTGGAGCTCGCGGCGGCCACCGGCGACGCGCGCTTCCGCGAGGCGGCGCTCCAGGCCCTCACCTTCGAGCGGACGCTGTTCGTCCCCGAGCGGGGCAACTGGTTGGACTTGCGCTTCACGTCCGGCGACCAGGTGAAGCTGCCCAGCTACATCCCCTCGGCCTGGTGCAACGGCGCGGCGGGCATCGCCCTGGGCCGCGCGCTCAGCCTGCCCTTCGTGGACGACGCCCAGATGCGGGAGGAGATCCGGGTGGGGCTGGAGACCACCCTGCGGCAGAACAACACCCGCACCCGCAGCCATTCGCTCTGTCATGGCGCCCTGGGCAACATCGACATCCTGTGCACGGCGGCGGACGCGCTCCAGGAGGACCGCTGGCGTCAGGAAGCCCTGCGGCATGCCGCCCAGGTGCTCAAGGAGGGGCGCGAGGAGCAGTGGCGCTGCGGACTGCCCAAGTTCAATGAGACGCCCGGGGTGATGCTGGGACTGGCGGGCATCGGCCTGTCCTTCCTGAAGCTGTCATCGCCCGGGTTCGTCCCCTCGGTGATGAGCCTCGAGCCCGCGCGCGCCCGCTCCGGCACCCGAACCTGA
- a CDS encoding mersacidin/lichenicidin family type 2 lantibiotic, with the protein MTKDMIIRAWKDASFRASLTEEQRASIPANPAGLSAVELNETELQEVVGGVAADTKVPGNSGGWICTYSTECKPFCL; encoded by the coding sequence ATGACGAAGGACATGATCATCCGTGCTTGGAAGGACGCTTCTTTCCGCGCTTCGCTCACCGAGGAGCAGCGTGCGTCCATCCCCGCGAACCCCGCGGGTCTGTCGGCGGTGGAGCTCAACGAGACCGAGCTGCAGGAAGTTGTCGGCGGCGTCGCCGCGGACACGAAGGTCCCGGGCAACTCGGGCGGCTGGATCTGCACCTACTCCACCGAGTGCAAGCCGTTCTGTCTGTAG
- a CDS encoding peptidase domain-containing ABC transporter, which produces MTPIEPPPKKGLLDRFPVLRELQSRLRERRVPVVRQLSATECGAACLTMVLNYHGRAMRLEEVRDLLGPQRDGLSALQLLHAARRFGLRARGVSIDTNALEFLPAGSILHWRFSHFVVFERLHKDGVDIVDPASGRQRLPLEEFRRAFTGVTLLLEPGEGFETRKAGPRRTSRYVSQILRQSDTLARVLVVSFMLQLFALAIPALTGLVVDRVVPRGDQHLLIVLSLGLASIALFNLMASLIRGHMLVELRTRIDSSLSLGFLEHLVSLSYAFFQVRSSGDLLARMNTNTAVREILSSTAVSGILDGSLVFIYLIIILVASPTLGLLVLGLAALQVLIFVFSRKQQGELMGRSLEMEAQSQSYQVEMLTGIQSLKAYGAEHRAVQHYAGLLVRVLNVSLQRGNLTAWVDALNGTLRLASPLVLLCVGTWQVLSGDTSLGTMLGLNALAAGLLAPLANLVATANQLQLLGSYITRLDDVLDAAPEQNPDISRPSHTLRGGIALEHVSFRYGPMAPFVVKDVSVSIAPGQFVALVGRSGAGKSTLANLLIGLYPPTAGTLRYDGVDLSTLDLHSVRTQMGVVLQDAAFFGASVRANISMMDPEVLLSAVEEAAQAAQVHEEIMAMPMRYDTLLMDRGASLSGGQRQRLSLARALVRKPAVLLLDEATSALDAITERRVQQALAELRCTRIVIAHRLSTVVNADLILVMDGGQLVESGTHAELLARGGIYTALVRAQLGASDQAA; this is translated from the coding sequence ATGACACCGATTGAACCTCCGCCGAAGAAGGGCCTGCTCGACCGCTTCCCGGTGCTCCGGGAGCTCCAATCCCGGCTGAGGGAGCGCCGCGTCCCGGTGGTGCGCCAGCTCTCCGCCACCGAGTGCGGCGCGGCGTGCCTGACCATGGTCCTCAACTACCATGGCCGGGCCATGCGTCTGGAGGAGGTGCGCGACCTGCTGGGCCCGCAGCGCGACGGCCTCTCCGCCCTGCAGCTGCTCCACGCCGCGCGCCGCTTCGGCCTGCGGGCCCGGGGCGTCTCGATCGACACGAACGCGCTGGAGTTCCTGCCCGCCGGGTCCATCCTCCACTGGCGCTTCTCGCACTTCGTCGTCTTCGAGCGGCTGCACAAGGACGGCGTGGACATCGTGGATCCCGCGAGCGGCCGCCAACGGCTGCCCCTGGAGGAGTTCCGCCGGGCCTTCACCGGCGTCACCTTGCTGCTCGAGCCCGGAGAGGGTTTCGAGACCCGCAAGGCCGGCCCCCGGCGCACCTCCCGGTACGTGAGCCAGATCCTCCGCCAGTCGGACACGCTCGCGCGCGTCCTCGTCGTCTCGTTCATGCTGCAGCTCTTCGCGCTGGCGATTCCGGCCCTGACGGGACTGGTGGTGGACCGGGTGGTGCCGCGCGGAGATCAACACCTGCTCATCGTGTTGAGCCTGGGACTGGCCTCCATCGCCCTCTTCAACCTGATGGCCTCGCTCATCCGCGGCCACATGCTGGTGGAGCTGCGCACCCGCATCGACTCCAGCCTGTCCCTGGGCTTCCTCGAGCACCTGGTCAGCCTGTCCTATGCGTTCTTCCAGGTGCGCTCCTCGGGAGATCTGCTGGCGCGCATGAACACCAACACCGCCGTGCGGGAGATCCTCTCCTCCACCGCCGTGTCCGGCATCCTGGATGGCTCGCTCGTCTTCATCTATTTGATCATCATCCTCGTGGCGAGTCCCACCCTGGGGCTGCTGGTGCTGGGACTGGCGGCGCTGCAGGTGCTCATCTTCGTGTTCTCGCGCAAGCAGCAGGGCGAGTTGATGGGCCGCAGCCTGGAGATGGAGGCGCAGAGCCAGAGCTACCAGGTGGAGATGCTCACCGGCATCCAGTCGCTCAAGGCGTATGGCGCCGAGCACCGGGCGGTGCAGCACTACGCGGGCCTGCTGGTGCGCGTGCTCAACGTGTCCCTGCAACGCGGCAACCTGACCGCCTGGGTGGATGCCCTCAACGGCACGCTGCGGCTGGCCTCGCCCCTCGTCCTGTTGTGCGTGGGCACCTGGCAGGTGCTCTCCGGAGACACCAGCCTGGGCACCATGCTGGGCCTCAACGCGCTCGCCGCGGGACTGCTCGCCCCGCTCGCCAACCTGGTGGCGACGGCCAATCAGCTCCAACTGCTGGGCAGCTACATCACCCGGCTGGACGACGTGCTCGACGCCGCGCCAGAGCAGAACCCGGACATCTCCCGCCCCAGCCACACGCTGCGCGGGGGCATCGCCCTGGAGCATGTCTCCTTCCGCTACGGCCCCATGGCCCCCTTCGTGGTCAAGGATGTGTCGGTGAGCATCGCGCCGGGGCAGTTCGTCGCCCTCGTGGGGCGCTCGGGCGCGGGCAAATCCACGCTCGCCAACCTGCTCATCGGCCTCTACCCGCCCACCGCGGGCACCCTGCGCTACGACGGCGTGGACCTGTCCACGTTGGACCTGCACTCCGTGCGCACCCAGATGGGCGTGGTGCTCCAGGACGCGGCCTTCTTCGGCGCCAGCGTGCGGGCCAACATCTCCATGATGGACCCCGAAGTGCTCCTGTCCGCGGTGGAAGAGGCCGCCCAGGCCGCCCAGGTCCATGAGGAGATCATGGCCATGCCCATGCGCTACGACACGCTGCTGATGGATCGGGGCGCGTCGCTGTCCGGCGGCCAGCGCCAGCGCCTCTCGCTCGCCCGGGCCCTGGTGCGCAAGCCCGCCGTGCTCCTGCTCGACGAGGCCACCAGCGCGCTCGACGCCATCACCGAGCGCAGGGTGCAACAGGCGCTCGCGGAGCTGCGGTGCACGCGCATCGTCATCGCCCACCGGCTGAGCACCGTGGTGAACGCGGACCTCATCCTGGTGATGGACGGCGGCCAGTTGGTGGAGTCCGGCACCCACGCGGAACTCCTCGCCCGCGGCGGCATCTACACGGCCCTCGTCCGGGCCCAGTTGGGAGCCTCGGACCAGGCGGCCTGA
- a CDS encoding efflux RND transporter periplasmic adaptor subunit codes for MADEDKAPQGPAHEARIYRQQAMQEHTTARVDSELLQLSPEWSRWAYWMLVVVVVAGLLFCALGTVSEYASGLAVVRVEGKSEVTVDVAGVVTSVEVQPGQRVAAGQVLVKLHAQEEHTALERIEREFELQLARMLRDPSDQAARQVLTTLRAEREQAQARQEARSIRATRAGVVNDLRVRPAQYVQPGESVASLVDEDVRATLIALLPGSSRPFLRPGKMLRVELDGFPYEYRDLRVEYVSDQIIGPSETRRYLGREISDALRFDGPQVLVRARLPASTFRRGGQTFNYVDGMMARAEARLRAESILVMLVPGLKGLWSDDTD; via the coding sequence GTGGCCGATGAGGACAAGGCGCCCCAGGGCCCGGCCCACGAGGCGCGCATCTACCGGCAGCAGGCCATGCAGGAGCACACCACGGCCCGCGTGGACAGCGAGCTGCTGCAACTGTCTCCGGAATGGTCCCGCTGGGCCTATTGGATGCTGGTGGTGGTGGTGGTGGCGGGGCTGCTGTTCTGCGCGCTGGGAACCGTGAGCGAGTACGCCTCCGGGCTCGCGGTGGTGCGCGTGGAGGGCAAATCGGAAGTCACCGTGGACGTGGCGGGCGTCGTCACCTCCGTGGAGGTCCAGCCCGGGCAGCGGGTCGCCGCGGGCCAGGTCCTGGTGAAGCTCCATGCCCAGGAGGAGCACACGGCGCTGGAGCGGATCGAGCGGGAGTTCGAGCTGCAGCTCGCGCGGATGCTGAGGGATCCAAGCGATCAGGCCGCGCGGCAGGTGCTCACCACCCTGCGGGCGGAGCGCGAGCAGGCCCAGGCCCGGCAGGAGGCGCGCTCCATCCGGGCCACCCGCGCGGGCGTGGTCAATGACCTGCGGGTGCGGCCCGCGCAATACGTCCAACCGGGCGAGAGCGTCGCCTCGCTCGTGGACGAGGACGTGCGGGCCACGCTCATCGCGCTGCTGCCGGGCAGCAGCCGCCCCTTCCTGCGCCCGGGCAAGATGCTCCGGGTGGAGCTGGACGGCTTTCCGTACGAGTACCGCGACCTGCGGGTCGAGTACGTGAGCGATCAGATCATCGGCCCCTCGGAGACGCGCCGCTACCTGGGACGGGAGATCTCCGATGCGCTCAGGTTCGACGGGCCGCAGGTGCTCGTGCGCGCGCGGCTGCCCGCCTCGACCTTCCGCCGGGGCGGCCAGACCTTCAACTACGTGGACGGAATGATGGCCCGGGCCGAGGCCAGGCTGCGCGCGGAGAGCATCCTCGTGATGCTCGTGCCCGGCCTCAAGGGACTGTGGAGCGATGACACCGATTGA
- a CDS encoding efflux RND transporter periplasmic adaptor subunit, producing the protein MPRALLACISLLTLFLGGALAVRFAMNDPADTAVSRGSPSEEGQAASRGAQTGTGADFLGVVIPSASVDIVPKTEGRLTSIEVEVGAHVKEGAPLLRLELQPLRKELAIAQAMLQTARAQEQLAQVALSEARDRTQRYAHPKLVSLQAVPEEEIAAAGFQEKSAAARLSAAQAQVQEQVARVEQIQQRIEDSVIKAPFEGVVADRYLDPGAQASPSRPVLRLLGAQGLRVRFAIPEEALHRVSSGAPVQVRLGREGGVLTGQVENISPEVDAASRMIIALARLDRPPGPEVPAGMVVRVRVDPPPERTALGPEETP; encoded by the coding sequence ATGCCTCGCGCCCTGCTCGCCTGCATCTCGCTGCTCACCCTCTTCCTGGGCGGAGCGCTGGCGGTGCGTTTCGCCATGAACGACCCCGCCGACACCGCGGTCTCGCGAGGCTCCCCATCCGAGGAGGGACAGGCCGCCTCCCGGGGAGCCCAGACCGGGACGGGAGCGGACTTCCTCGGCGTCGTCATCCCCAGCGCGTCGGTGGACATCGTCCCCAAGACCGAGGGACGGCTGACGAGCATCGAGGTGGAGGTGGGCGCCCATGTGAAGGAGGGCGCGCCGCTGCTGCGGCTGGAGCTGCAACCCCTGCGCAAGGAGCTCGCCATCGCGCAGGCGATGCTGCAAACGGCCCGGGCCCAGGAGCAGCTCGCCCAGGTGGCGCTGAGCGAGGCCCGGGACCGCACCCAACGCTATGCCCATCCGAAGCTGGTCAGCCTCCAGGCCGTGCCGGAGGAGGAGATCGCCGCCGCGGGCTTCCAGGAGAAGAGCGCCGCCGCGCGCTTGAGCGCCGCGCAGGCCCAGGTGCAGGAGCAGGTCGCCCGCGTGGAGCAGATCCAACAGCGCATCGAGGACTCGGTCATCAAGGCGCCCTTCGAGGGCGTGGTGGCCGACCGCTACCTCGATCCAGGCGCGCAGGCCTCGCCCTCGAGGCCCGTGCTGCGGCTGCTGGGCGCCCAGGGCCTGCGGGTGCGCTTCGCCATCCCCGAGGAAGCACTCCACCGGGTGTCCTCGGGCGCGCCCGTCCAGGTGCGCCTGGGCCGGGAGGGCGGCGTGCTGACGGGACAGGTGGAGAACATCTCGCCCGAGGTGGATGCCGCCTCGCGCATGATCATCGCGCTGGCGCGCCTGGACAGGCCGCCGGGCCCCGAGGTCCCCGCGGGCATGGTGGTGCGCGTGCGCGTGGACCCGCCCCCGGAGCGCACGGCGCTCGGTCCCGAGGAGACGCCATGA
- a CDS encoding NAD(P)H-dependent glycerol-3-phosphate dehydrogenase, with the protein MRASVIGSGSFGTALANVLAVNCEQVGLWGRDASLAESINTRHENATYLPGIPISPRVRATTHLAEALEGAEMVVLATPSHATRQVMAQALASLPKHVPLITVAKGIENETLLTMTELLEDCLPEEFHPYIAVLSGPSFAKELAQRMPTVVTIASPWDKVALRCQKALQTETFRSYTSSDVVGVQYGGALKNVIAIAAGIADGLGMGHNARAAIITRGLAEITRLAVRKGGNPLTLSGLSGMGDLVLTCTGELSRNRHVGIELGRGRALSDILGDMKQVAEGVKTAKSARDLSRKVGVELPICEQVYAIAYEGKSARAAVVELMTRQPKNELM; encoded by the coding sequence ATGCGCGCCAGCGTCATCGGTTCTGGCTCTTTCGGCACGGCCCTCGCCAACGTCCTCGCGGTGAATTGTGAGCAGGTGGGCCTGTGGGGGCGGGATGCCTCGCTCGCCGAGTCGATCAACACCCGCCACGAGAACGCCACCTACCTGCCGGGCATCCCCATTTCCCCGCGCGTGCGGGCCACGACGCACCTGGCGGAGGCGTTGGAGGGCGCGGAGATGGTGGTGCTGGCCACCCCCAGCCATGCCACGCGCCAGGTGATGGCCCAGGCGCTGGCGAGTCTGCCGAAGCACGTGCCGCTCATCACGGTGGCCAAGGGCATCGAGAACGAGACGCTGCTCACCATGACGGAGCTGTTGGAGGACTGCCTGCCGGAGGAGTTCCATCCGTACATCGCCGTCCTGTCGGGCCCGAGCTTCGCCAAGGAGCTGGCCCAGCGCATGCCCACCGTCGTCACCATCGCCTCGCCCTGGGACAAGGTGGCGCTGCGCTGTCAGAAGGCGCTGCAGACGGAGACGTTCCGCTCCTATACCTCCAGCGACGTGGTGGGCGTGCAGTATGGCGGCGCGCTCAAGAACGTCATCGCCATCGCCGCCGGCATCGCGGATGGGCTGGGCATGGGCCACAACGCCCGCGCGGCCATCATCACCCGGGGACTCGCGGAGATCACCCGGCTGGCGGTGCGCAAGGGGGGCAATCCGCTGACGCTCTCGGGGCTGTCGGGCATGGGGGACCTGGTGCTCACGTGCACGGGCGAGCTCAGCCGCAACCGGCACGTGGGCATCGAGCTGGGCCGGGGCCGGGCGCTGTCGGACATCCTCGGGGACATGAAGCAGGTGGCCGAGGGCGTGAAGACGGCGAAGAGCGCGCGAGACCTGTCGCGCAAGGTCGGGGTGGAGCTGCCCATCTGCGAGCAGGTGTACGCCATCGCCTACGAAGGCAAGAGCGCCCGGGCGGCGGTGGTGGAGCTGATGACGCGTCAGCCCAAGAACGAATTGATGTGA